In a single window of the Micromonospora sp. WMMD1155 genome:
- a CDS encoding nucleoside triphosphate pyrophosphohydrolase — protein MTARIVLLVTSPRLPAGLLTAAAWDVVRRHPVLTGAESELVTAVRQAGAEVVVVDGPATQRLLDTVAAHGTAVWLAGPAGDEALARELGLRLAREPGLAEMELMYGSWDPPGARLLDAVAVLDRLASPGGDPWKRAQTHRSLAGYLLEESYEAYDAIDADDTDALREELGDVLLQVVLHARLAEELPEGERWSIDDVAGGLVDKMIRRNPHVFAGAEAGTLEEITENWERIKRAEKARKSVLDGVALSQPALALATQILSRAARAGMAVPPPLADTQVDAEARLGASLLATVAAAREAGIDPEAALRRTTLAYAEALRATEPPTEPSPLDPR, from the coding sequence CTGCTGACGGCGGCGGCCTGGGACGTCGTACGCCGGCACCCGGTGCTGACCGGCGCGGAGAGCGAGTTGGTCACGGCGGTGCGCCAGGCGGGCGCCGAGGTCGTCGTGGTGGACGGCCCGGCGACGCAACGCCTGCTGGACACCGTGGCGGCGCACGGCACGGCGGTCTGGTTGGCCGGCCCGGCCGGCGACGAGGCCCTTGCCCGGGAGTTGGGCCTGCGGTTGGCCCGGGAACCGGGGCTGGCCGAGATGGAGCTGATGTACGGCTCGTGGGACCCACCGGGCGCGCGGCTGCTCGACGCGGTGGCCGTGCTGGACCGGCTGGCCTCGCCGGGTGGTGACCCGTGGAAGCGTGCGCAGACACACCGCAGCCTCGCCGGTTACCTGCTGGAGGAGAGCTACGAGGCGTACGACGCGATCGACGCCGACGACACCGACGCGTTGCGTGAGGAGTTGGGCGACGTCCTCCTGCAGGTGGTGTTGCACGCGCGACTCGCCGAGGAGTTGCCCGAGGGCGAGCGGTGGAGCATCGACGACGTGGCCGGTGGCCTGGTCGACAAGATGATCCGCCGTAACCCGCACGTCTTCGCCGGTGCGGAGGCGGGCACGTTGGAGGAGATCACCGAGAACTGGGAGCGGATCAAGCGCGCGGAGAAGGCCCGGAAGTCGGTGCTGGACGGCGTCGCGTTGAGCCAGCCCGCTCTCGCCCTGGCCACGCAGATCCTCAGCCGGGCCGCCCGCGCCGGCATGGCTGTTCCACCCCCGCTGGCGGACACCCAGGTGGACGCCGAAGCGAGGCTGGGCGCGAGCCTCCTGGCAACGGTGGCCGCAGCCCGCGAAGCGGGCATCGACCCGGAAGCGGCCCTCCGCCGCACCACCCTCGCCTACGCCGAAGCCCTCCGCGCCACCGAACCCCCCACCGAGCCCTCACCCTTAGACCCGCGTTGA